A genome region from Penicillium psychrofluorescens genome assembly, chromosome: 3 includes the following:
- a CDS encoding uncharacterized protein (ID:PFLUO_004235-T1.cds;~source:funannotate) has product MSKQYLTWGSADNAHPIDIFSLAVTDKHILSASGASSLKVHSTTDTDFPLVQSIDDAHKVGCHHIVTDTKGQRAASAGFEGDIKIWSCQEGNWSADSVITANLTAADAWAIALSQDGQYLAGATQDGHIKVWDLNAEGTQIRDHETKGSFGTCIDLSSDGRFIASGHENGAVYIFSTETGRMPFSLSGLVKPVRAVSFSPGGKLLAAAGDSKVIVLYDTSSGEQVANLSGHSAWIMSLAWSHTGEYLLSGSFDGKVKVWSIDTKLCVATHSETEKALWSVKWLPKTGKTEGFATAGANRSLSFYREATGG; this is encoded by the exons ATG TCTAAACAATATCTGACGTGGGGCTCGGCAGACAATG CGCACCCAATCGACATCTTTTCCCTGGCCGTAACTGACAAGCATATCCTATCAGCCTCGGGCGCATCATCGCTCAAGGTCCACTCTACCACCGACACCGATTTCCCGCTCGTGCAGTCCATCGACGATGCCCACAAAGTAGGCTGCCACCATATTGTAACCGACACCAAGGGCCAACGGGCGGCCAGTGCTGGCTTTGAGGGAGATATAAAGATCTGGTCCTGCCAGGAGGGTAATTGGTCCGCAGACAGTGTCATCACGGCCAATCTGACGGCGGCGGATGCCTGGGCGATCGCCTTGTCCCAGGATGGACAGTACCTGGCCGGTGCCACGCAGGACGGACACATAAAGGTATGGGACTTGAATGCGGAGGGGACTCAAATACGCGACCACGAAACCAAAGGGAGCTTCGGCACCTGTATCGACCTG TCTTCGGATGGCCGGTTCATTGCCAGCGGGCACGAAAATGGTGCCGTCTACATATTCAGCACGGAAACCGGCCGCAtgcctttttctttgtcGG GTCTGGTGAAGCCCGTCCGAGCGGTGTCCTTTTCGCCCGGTGGGAAGCTGCTGGCGGCAGCTGGTGATTCCAAGGTCATCGTGCTGTATGATACATCTTCCGGTGAACAAGTTGCCAACCTCTCCGGCCACTCCGCGTGGATCATGTCTCTAGCCTGGAGTCACACCGGCGAATATCTTCTCAGCGG ATCGTTTGATGGAAAAGTCAAGGTCTGGTCAATCGACACCAAGTTATGTGTGGCCACACACTCTGAGACCGAGAAAGCACTCTGGAGTGTCAAGTGGCTCCCCAAGACAGGAAAAACCGAAGGATTTGCAACCGCCGGGGCCAACCGCAGTCTATCTTTCTACCGAGAGGCGACGGGGGGTTGA
- a CDS encoding uncharacterized protein (ID:PFLUO_004232-T1.cds;~source:funannotate) has product MAPAAVQKFRPVVISGPSGTGKSTLLKRLFAEYPDKFGFSVSHTTRSPRPGEQDGREYNFTTKEAFLDLVAQNGFIENAQFGGNYYGTSVQAVKDVADKSRICILDIEMEGLKQVKRTDLNARFLFLSPPSLEELERRLRGRGTESEDSLGQRLAQARNELEYAQQPGAHDKIVVNDDLETAYTDLRDWVVDGGRFGASE; this is encoded by the exons ATGGCTCCCGCCGCTG TCCAGAAATTTCGCCCGGTGGTGATCTCAGGCCCCTCAGGCACGGGTAAATCGACGCTGCTGAAACGCCTTTTTGCCGAGTATCCTGATAAGTTCGGATTTTCAGTCTCGC ACACAACTCGATCTCCACGACCAG GCGAGCAAGACGGACGCGAGTACAATTTCACGACCAAAGAAGCCTTCCTGGACCTCGTTGCGCAGAACGGGTTCATAGAGAACGCCCAGTTCGGAGGGAACTACTACGGCACCAGTGTACAAGCTGTGAAGGATGTGGCAGATAAAAGCAGGATCTGCATTCTCGACATCGAGATGGAG GGATTGAAACAAGTCAAGCGGACCGATCTCAACGCGCGATTCTTATTcctctcgccgccgtccctggaggagctggagcggcgACTGCGCGGCCGGGGCACGGAGTCCGAGGACAGCCTGGGGCAGCGGCTCGCGCAGGCGCGGAACGAGCTCGAATATGCGCAGCAGCCCGGGGCGCATGACAAGATTGTGGTGAATGATGATTTGGAGACGGCGTACACGGATCTGCGGGATTGGGTGGTGGACGGGGGCCGGTTTGGTGCGTCCGAGTAG
- a CDS encoding uncharacterized protein (ID:PFLUO_004237-T1.cds;~source:funannotate) has protein sequence MDEHSTSALHYGHLGRAVYLPEVQTWSFSRTLARPTVISYTGETKTRVPSSRSATEQTLSRPRRVDRNIIPQTHSDLAAAWSLTSSTREEAISRVVATATDNYDPLVSSTLDVGHAVDCRSEESSHRQVPIAVAISGECGNSIFLSRMVEDIEVLKQERLELRVPSLSGSDTTEWSKGGAPIRQVCFARSTDEKATWMAVRLVESTFIFHPLYHREPVPMHVHGGYPAESNVPLRNTRLDANPVSEVSISVTGGFAHADVTFNPWYQKQFALVDTQGNWSVWEIKGRQRRGGRTLPVTLIKSGSLPPLPDYQDSPNCPRHDGWASIEWIGDVWSLLVSDRRCTTLYRMEGEQVRSRAVKLGLSKKSEWVLDVQRSPQHSSQFFVLTTSRVLWFDIARAMLPDEEDSPPSIQPHLAWRHFRDPEDTTLRLCDVLMGRVEEETEPVSVPDPVLLQMPSPEDNQHYSTFVFREVAHTPGPMSRTGHDPDLRLFKLFWADQHLALHESLFTSPRRITDNEDMYSERDVLRIKRRHPGAQRKQQNIDDDEFVVDDWDESVAPFGSRSQLTAHRMLYDPNLQESRDLVPIYNVAAGKASAGATNEDNERPQNKTFGQLLDNLPNRVMDEAARDQERGETMLELNDGSPLIDDIDENARDLGRLISTLVPQTADAETQRQFMTLPQRFSNLFVGQPTGTREESSKLDLLKSYDELVHDWVSSLSQNIPVRTRIMKEKIIRGIATDLLLSRLIRVSNTRASLPSGRITQAGEEESATSQNEPFSQGTVDGLLSPVTDRGPATPQNEAPGEQPEASVPIYSSLSSFTTLDTPRSMPPNVATLLSHWQLGGDPADYTWTRTTQMLEEEMSQRSSRATTPKNRLRKKRSQSQSQQDIAPAASSQPTPSAARMVRSWGTQGEVEAPRMQLLSSQPTLDEPMTQIERGHFGGREASSKTKKKKKRAAGF, from the exons ATGGATGAACATTCTACAAGTGCTCTGCATTATGGGCACTTGGGACGAGCAGTCTACCTCCCAGAGGTCCAGACATGGTCTTTTTCGCGTACTCTGGCGAGGC CTACCGTGATCTCGTACACCGGAGAGACCAAGACACGAGTGCCATCGTCACGAAGCGCTACCGAGCAGACACTCTCTCGACCGCGCAGGGTGGACCGGAATATAATCCCCCAGACACACTCCGATCTGGCTGCAGCCTGGTCTTTAACGAGCTCGACTCGCGAGGAGGCCATTTCTAGAGTGGTTGCGACAGCCACCGACAACTACGACCCTCTGGTCTCCTCAACTCTCGATGTCGGTCATGCCGTGGATTGTCGAAGCGAAGAATCGAGCCACCGCCAGGTTCCTATCGCGGTAGCCATCTCCGGAGAATGTGGGAACTCCATTTTCCTTTCACGAATGGTGGAAGATATTGAGGTCCTGAAGCAAGAGCGACTGGAGTTGCGCGTCCCATCCCTCAGCGGGTCAGACACCACTGAGTGGTCAAAAGGCGGCGCGCCTATTCGTCAAGTCTGCTTTGCACGATCTACCGACGAGAAAGCCACCTGGATGGCCGTGCGCCTCGTAGAGTCGACCTTCATCTTTCACCCGCTGTATCACCGCGAACCAGTGCCCATGCACGTTCATGGCGGCTATCCAGCAGAAAGCAACGTGCCTTTACGCAATACCCGACTTGATGCCAATCCCGTGTCGGAGGTCTCAATATCGGTCACCGGCGGTTTCGCTCATGCCGATGTGACCTTTAATCCTTGGTACCAGAAGCAATTCGCTCTTGTTGATACCCAGGGAAATTGGAGTGTCTGGGAGATCAAGGGTcgccagcgacgaggaggaaggacTTTGCCCGTTACTCTTATCAAGTCAGGGTCATTACCACCCTTGCCAGACTACCAAGATAGCCCCAATTGTCCTCGGCATGATGGATGGGCGTCAATTGAATGGATCGGTGATGTGTGGTCGCTCCTTGTCTCCGATCGCAGGTGCACCACGCTCTATCGAATGGAGGGCGAACAGGTTCGCTCAAGAGCAGTAAAACTGGGGCTGTCAAAGAAGTCCGAGTGGGTGCTGGATGTGCAAAGAAGCCCCCAACATTCCTCCCAGTTCTTTGTACTCACCACTTCTCGGGTACTGTGGTTTGATATTGCCCGGGCTATGCTaccagacgaagaggatTCACCACCCTCTATACAGCCTCATCTTGCCTGGCGTCATTTTCGAGACCCAGAGGACACGACACTGCGTCTCTGCGACGTGCTGATGGGCCGTG tggaagaggaaacaGAGCCAGTATCCGTGCCGGATCCTGTTTTATTGCAAATGCCGTCTCCCGAGGACAACCAGCACTACTCTACCTTTGTGTTTAGAGAAGTTGCTCATACCCCGGGCCCGATGAGCCGAACAGGTCACGACCCTGATTTACGGCTTTTCAAGCTTTTCTGGGCTGACCAGCATCTTGCGCTTCACGAGTCACTTTTCACGAGCCCTCGACGGATTACGGATAATGAGGACATGTACTCTGAGCGTGATGTGCTTCGGATAAAGAGGCGCCATCCCGGAGCTCAGCGAAAACAACAAAAtattgacgatgatgagttTGTGGTCGATGACTGGGATGAATCTGTGGCTCCTTTCGGCAGCCGTTCACAGCTCACGGCTCACCGAATGCTCTACGACCCCAATCTCCAAGAGTCTCGGGATTTAGTGCCGATCTATAACGTTGCAGCGGGCAAGGCGTCAGCAGGTGCAACAAATGAGGACAATGAGCGACCACAAAACAAAACCTTTGGCCAGTTGCTTGATAATCTTCCGAATCGGGTTATGGATGAGGCCGCGAGGGATCAAGAGCGAGGTGAAACTAT GCTTGAGCTCAACGATGGAAGTCCCTTGATTGACGACATCGATGAAAATGCTCGGGATCTCGGACGTCTCATCTCAACACTGGTCCCTCAGACGGCGGACGCTGAGACTCAACGCCAGTTCATGACCCTACCGCAGAGATTTTCGAACCTGTTCGTTGGCCAACCCACTGGCACACGAGAGGAGTCTTCCAAGTTGGATCTTTTGAAGTCGTATGATGAACTGGTCCATGACTGGGTGTCCAGTCTCTCTCAGAACATCCCCGTACGAACAAGAATTatgaaagaaaagatcaTCCGTGGAATCGCGACTGATCTCCTCCTATCGCGCCTCATCCGGGTGTCCAATACGCGAGCCTCTCTACCCTCCGGCCGCATAACCCAGGCCGGTGAGGAAGAATCGGCAACATCACAAAATGAGCCTTTCAGCCAGGGCACGGTGGACGGTCTACTGAGTCCAGTGACAGACCGTGGACCGGCGACCCCACAAAACGAAGCCCCAGGTGAGCAGCCAGAGGCCTCGGTTCCTATATACAGTAGCCTCTCCTCGTTCACGACTCTCGACACTCCACGCTCAATGCCCCCGAACGTGGCAACCCTCCTTTCACATTGGCAGTTGGGCGGCGACCCGGCCGACTACACCTGGACCCGGACCACCCagatgctggaggaagagatgtCCCAACGGTCGTCGCGggccaccacccccaagaACCGGCTGCGCAAGAAACGGTCACAATCACAATCACAACAGGACATCGCGCCGGCTGCCTCGTCCCAGCCCACTCCTTCGGCGGCGCGGATGGTGCGCAGCTGGGGCACGCAAGGGGAAGTCGAGGCTCCGCGCATGCAGCTGCTGAGCAGCCAGCCGACACTCGACGAGCCGATGACACAGATTGAGCGCGGGCATTTCGGAGGGCGTGAGGCCAGCAGCAAaacgaagaaaaagaagaagagagcggcGGGATTCTAG
- a CDS encoding uncharacterized protein (ID:PFLUO_004233-T1.cds;~source:funannotate) → MAAAMSAASANQPTVFPHSHVGFDSITSQIERKLLKRGFQFNVMCVGQTGLGKSTLVNTIFASHLIDSKGRLTPNEPVRSTTEIQTVSHIIEENGVRLRLNIVDTPGYGDQVNNDRCWDPIVKYIKDQHSAYLRKELTAQRERYIQDTRIHCCLFFIQPSGHALKPIDIVVLKKLSDVVNVVPVIAKADSLTLEERLAFKERIKEEFSFHNLKMYPYYNDELDDEERAINAQIKDIIPFSVVGSEKTIVVDGKQVRGRQNRWGVINVEDENHCEFVYLRNFLTRTHLQDLVETTSQIHYETFRAKQLLALKESSAAGGHTSGSRPISPSAERELSRNSQRGAMNGY, encoded by the exons ATGGCCGCCGCGATGAGTGCCGCTTCGGCTAACCAGCCCACCGTCTTCCCCCACAGCCATGTCGGTTTCGACAGCATCACCTCCCAGATTGAGCGCAAGCTGCTCAAGCGCGGCTTCCAATTCAACGTGATGTGTGTCG GCCAGACAGGTCTGGGCAAGTCCACTCTCGTCAACACCATCTTCGCCTCCCACCTCATTGATTCCAAGGGCCGCTTGACCCCCAATGAGCCCGTTCGCTCCACCACCGAGATCCAAACCGTGTCGCATA TCATCGAGGAGAACGGCGTCCGTCTGAGGCTGAACATTGTGGACACCCCCGGATACGGTGACCAGGTCAACAACGACCGATG CTGGGACCCCATCGTCAAGTACATCAAGGATCAGCACTCCGCCTACCTGCGGAAGGAGCTCACGGCTCAGCGGGAGCGCTACATCCAAGATACCCGCATCCACTGCTGCTTGTTCTTCATCCAGCCCTCGGGCCATGC CCTCAAGCCGATTGATATTGTCGTCCTGAAGAAGCTCTCTGATGTGGTCAACGTCGTTCCCGTGATCGCCAAGGCTGACTCCCTGACCCTGGAGGAGCGCCTGGCCTTCAAGGAGCGGATCAAGGAGGAGTTTTCCTTCCACAACCTGAAGATGTACCCTTACTATAATGACGagctcgacgacgaggagcgTGCGATCAATGCCCAGATCAAG GACATTATCCCCTTCTCGGTGGTTGGTAGCGAGAAGAccatcgtcgtcgacggcaAGCAGGTCCGCGGCCGCCAGAACCGCTGGGGTGTCATCAacgtcgaggacgagaaccACTGCGAATTTGTGTATCTGCGCAACTTCCTGACCCGGACTCATCTCCAGGATCTGGTCGAGACCACCAGCCAGATCCACTACGAGACCTTCCGCGCTAAGCAACTGCTAGCACTGAAGGAGAGCAGCGCCGCGGGCGGCCACACCAGCGGCAGCCGACCCATCAGCCCGTCGGCCGAGCGCGAGCTCAGCCGCAACTCCCAGCGGGGAGCCATGAACGGATACTGA
- a CDS encoding uncharacterized protein (ID:PFLUO_004234-T1.cds;~source:funannotate), producing the protein MSARMLSVAAPLRALSSSLGPWRILPAALLQPISLQIPSLADIWDSVLRAVPKKKTSHMKKRHRQMAGKALKDVKSLNTCPGCGSIKRAHLLCPHCVKEIKQSWKQAA; encoded by the exons ATGTCCGCCCGCATGCTCTCGGTCGCTGCGCCGCTGCGAGCACTGTCCAGCTCGCTCGGGCCCTGGCGCATCCTGCCCGCCGCACTGCTGCAGCCCATCTCCCTCCAGATCCCCTCGCTGGCCGACATCTGGGACTCGGTCCTGCGCGCTgtgccgaagaagaagacatccCACATGAAGAAACGTCACCGACAAATGGCGGGCAAGGCCTTGAAGGATGTCAAGAGCTTGAACACCTGCCCGGGCTGTGGTTCGATCAAACGCGCCCACTTGCTGTGTCCTCACTGCGTCAAGG AGATCAAGCAGTCGTGGAAACAAGCCGCCTAA
- a CDS encoding uncharacterized protein (ID:PFLUO_004238-T1.cds;~source:funannotate) produces MSDHMYKFNVTMTCGGCSGAVERVLKKLDGVKEFDVSLESQTATVNTGPDVSYETVLDKIKKTGKTVNSGEADGQEMAV; encoded by the exons ATGTCGGACCACATGTATAAGTTTAACGTGACCATGACCTGCGGCGGCTGCTCCGGCGCCGTGGAGCGcgtgctgaagaagctggacG GCGTCAAGGAATTCGACGTCAGTCTCGAGTCTCAGACTGCGACCGTTAACACCGGGCCGGATGTGTCGTATGAGACGGTGCTGGACAAGATCAAAAAGACGGGGAAGACGGTTAATAGTGGCGAGGCGGATGGGCAGGAGATGGCTGTCTGA
- a CDS encoding uncharacterized protein (ID:PFLUO_004236-T1.cds;~source:funannotate), which produces MAASFEPSLSTSGMRPPLASADAPSMADSLPSINFGFEDLRNRMAQFTAKFDAFIERGRKQVLEERNQFHLNLAELQEDERMRQRDIEILTLKSQTHEQTLQKEAAEAAEMHAAISSITMERDSRLAKRDRLKQQIAETQKAINQKLEAQKTHAKNLDAQSRLNLPELEFWQDYLCLRIDGAGRDDRLKFVYNHLLEKDWEAEAWFELGTASRDYEVFRTRPKLDAEALEREVDLVNEDRDFGAFLKRMRKLFVDALN; this is translated from the exons ATGGCCGCCTCCTTCGAACCATCGCTCTCCACAAGCGGCATGCGCCCGCCGCTCGCCTCAGCCGACGCGCCATCAATGGCCGATTCACTCCCCAGCATCAACTTCGGCTTCGAGGACCTGCGCAACCGCATGGCCCAGTTTACCGCCAAATTCGACGCCTTCATCGAGCGTGGCCGGAAGCAGGTCTTGGAGGAGCGAAATCAATTCCACCTCAATCTCGCCGAACTACAAG AGGACGAGCGGATGCGCCAGCGAGACATTGAGATTCTCACCCTCAAATCCCAAACCCATGAGCAAACTCtccagaaagaagcagccgagGCGGCGGAAATGCACGcggccatttcctccatcacGATGGAACGCGACTCCCGCCTTGCGAAGCGCGACCGGCTCAAGCAGCAGATTGCCGAGACGCAGAAGGCGATTAATCAGAAACTCGAGGCCCAGAAAACTCACGCGAAAAATTTGGATGCGCAGTCGCGGCTCAACCTGCCCGAGCTGGAGTTCTGGCAGGATTACCTTTGTTTACGGATCGATGGGGCCGGCCGGGATGATCGGTTGAAGTTTGTATATAATCATctgttggagaaggactgggaggcggaggcgtGGTTTGAGCTGGGCACTGCCAGTCGTGACTACGAGGTGTTTCGTACGCGGCCCAAGCTGGACGCGGAGGCCTTGGAGCGAGAGGTGGATTTGGTCAACGAGGATCGGGACTTTGGTGCGTTTCTCAAGCGGATGCGCAAGTTGTTTGTGGATGCGTTGAATTAA
- a CDS encoding uncharacterized protein (ID:PFLUO_004231-T1.cds;~source:funannotate) produces the protein MADSAAATGPKPKKNRKNKGAKAKATQDAPTVPNATDRLNGSDEDPGEDLAPDAVKRDPAEDNPTDQHVNNHDHETPHSDNEPLNPTSDGNEPKDRFDALVRDRDSLRAEVTDMRKSLEEIQSKHSAEMETLQQRLDDAESKKEQAETQFQKLLERVNTIKSQLGERLKEDAEELAQNRSQIEELEDENTNLKTQLDDKTTQLSALAEDAAEKVKELATLRDRTTLSQQNWLKEKDELLEQESYLQSEFEQAKEAMHNWEVLAMEERSIRENLGEKVADLEEQVGGLRDAYEKASSERDSQQGTVDGLQRALQEIQAARKQELRELVESSDAQLEELRKTLRDAEKQAADADKGLQTAQEELERVRPFEKEVKEKNLLIGKLRHEAVTLNDHLTKALRFLKKGKPEDNVDRHIVTNHLLHFVALDRSDPKKFQILQLIAALLGWTDEQREQAGLARPGTSTMTLRVPGTPHRTPSTPSLATDFMDNGASSKETLAELWSNFLEQEAQAGDLNMMRRGSHPGPSRP, from the exons ATGGCCGactctgctgctgccacaG GCcccaagccgaagaagaacaggaagaaCAAGGGcgccaaggccaaggccacgCAAGATGCCCCAACAGTCCCCAATGCCACC GACCGGCTGAATGGGTCAGACGAGGATCCTGGAGAGGACCTAGCCCCCGATGCTGTCAAGCGCGACCCGGCAGAGGACAACCCGACCGATCAGCACGTCAACAACCATGACCATGAGACTCCTCACAGTGACAATGAGCCACTGAATCCCACCTCCGATGGTAACGAGCCCAAAGACCGCTTCGATGCACTAGTGCGGGACCGCGATTCCTTACGCGCCGAAGTGACCGACATGCGCAAGtcgctggaggagatccagTCCAAACACAGCGCTGAGATGGAGACGCTCCAGCAAAGATTGGATGACGccgagagcaagaaggagcAGGCCGAGACCCAGTTTcagaagctgctggagcggGTGAATACGATCAAATCCCAACTGGGGGAGCGCCTCAAAGAGGATGCC GAAGAATTGGCCCAGAACCGATCGCAGAttgaggagctcgaggacgagaaTACAAATCTGAAGACGCAGCTGGATGACAAGACAACACAACTCTCTGCACTGGCCGAGGATGCAGCCGAGAAAGTGAAGGAGCTTGCTACACTGCGGGACCGGACAACTCTATCTCAGCAGAACTGGCTGAAGGAGAAAGACGAGCTACTGGAGCAAGAGTCCTACCTCCAGTCTGAATTCGAGCaagccaaggaggccatgcATAATTGGGAAGTTCTGGCAATGGAGGAGCGCTCCATTCGTGAGAATCTCGGTGAGAAAGTTGCGGATttggaggagcaggtcggCGGGTTGAGGGATGCCTATGAGAAAGCATCCAGCGAACGCGACAGCCAGCAAGGCACGGTTGATGGCCTACAGCGGGCCCTGCAGGAGATCCAAGCGGCTCGGAAACAGGAATTGCGGGAGCTCGTTGAAAGTTCCGATGcacagctggaagagcttcGGAAGACCCTGCGGGATGCTGAAAAACAAGCTGCCGATGCCGACAAGGGTCTTCAAACTGCACAGGAGGAACTGGAGCGGGTACGGCCATTTgagaaggaggtgaaggagaagaatcTGCTGATTGGCAAATTGCGACACGAAGCTGTGACGCTCAATGATCATCTCACGAAGGCCTTGCGGTTTCTCAAGAAAGGCAAACCCGAAGACAATGTCGACCG GCACATTGTCACCAATCATCTATTACATTTCGTTGCCCTGGATCGGTCCGATCCGAAGAAGttccagatcctgcagctcaTTGCAGCCCTGCTAGGCTGGACGGATG AACAGCGTGAGCAGGCCGGTCTTGCCCGCCCGGGGACGTCGACTATGACGCTGCGCGTGCCTGGCACTCCGCATCGCACACCGAGCACGCCGTCTCTGGCGACCGATTTTATGGACAATGGGGCCTCGAGCAAGGAGACATTGGCAGAGCTGTGGTCCAACTTCCTGGAACAAGAAGCACAGGCCGGAGATCTCAACATGATGCGACGAGGCAGCCACCCAGGGCCATCCCGGCCATAA
- a CDS encoding uncharacterized protein (ID:PFLUO_004230-T1.cds;~source:funannotate), whose product MVYYFTSNVVSPAAFIYVGKDKFENEGLIKFGLESDVWVCFHVDNLSSAHVYVRLRDGETWDSIPDPLLEDCAQLTKANSIEGNKKDNITVIYTPWSNLKKDGSMATGQVSFYNPKLVKKVLVRERENPIVNRLNKTRVEKFPDLRAEKEEWSKKQQYDERKTREEQKTRDKQEKREREQLKWQKDHAYDDMFSEENMEASSNQDRDADFLDDFM is encoded by the exons ATGGTCTACTACTTCACCTCGAACGTGGTCAGCCCGGCTGCATTTATCTACGTCGGTAAGGACAAATTTGAAA ATGAGGGTCTCATAAAGTTCGGCTTGGAAAGCGATGTCTG GGTTTGT TTCCACGTCGATAACCTGTCGAGTGCGCACGTCTACGTCCGCCTTCGCGACGGCGAAACATGGGATAGTATCCCCGACCCGCTCCTGGAGGACTGCGCGCAGCTTACCAAGGCAAATTCCATTGAGG GAAATAAAAAGGACAACATTACCGTCATCTACACGCCGTGGTCGAACCTTAAGAAGGACGGGTCAATGGCCACAGGCCAGGTCTCGTTCTACAACCCTAAATTAGTGAAAAAGGTGTTGGTCCGGGAGCGCGAAAATCCCATCGTCAACCGGCTCAACAAGACCCGGGTCGAGAAATTCCCGGACCTCCGTGCCGAAAAGGAGGAGTGGTCGAAGAAGCAGCAGTACGATGAGCGGAAAACAAGAGAAGAGCAGAAGACTCGAGACAAACAGGAAAAGCGAGAACGCGAGCAGCTGAAGTGGCAGAAGGACCATGCGTATGACGATATGTTCAGCGAGGAAAACATGGaggccagcagcaaccaggaTCGCGATGCGGACTTTCTGGACGATTTTATGTGA